The following is a genomic window from Methylomarinum vadi.
GTATACCATGGCAATTGTCGGTAAAACCTTTCCGTCATGAAATAAATTTAATTGAAAAGAAAGGGGAAGGGTTACAGCGAGGACAGGGCCATCAACTTTTTCATCAAGGCCGCCTGATTGTGTACACCCATTTTCTGCATGGAACGTTTCAGGTGATTGCGCACCGTTTCCTGGGAGCGGCAGGTGCTGGCGGCAACGTCGGGAATGGATGGGTTTTGCATGAAATGCAGCGCGCAAATGGCTTCGCATTTGGACAATGTATAAATTTCCATTAATCGCTCAATGGCCGAGTTGCTGTCCTTGTCATGCGTAAAGGCAAGAATAATTCCTTCTTTGTGGCATTCCCAATGATAGAGGTTTTCCAGGGAGTCGATCGGAATCAGGGTGATTTGGCAAGAAAGGCATTGATTGCGAAAGGAAACTTTATCCTGCTTAGCGGCGATCAAATGCAATAGGCGTTGTTCGGTGGCCGGATTGTTTACGGCGAATTTGTCGCCGCTGATATTGACGCAATCCATGGAATTGATAATGCGGCTATCGACGGGGTCGACAAAGAGAATGTTCAAATCACGGTCGACGATGAGATAGGCGTCGAAGCGCGAGCCTAGGTAATGGAATAGCTGACTGTTGATTTTATGGCGTTTTTCGGCATGAATGGAATCTTCCAACGTTGGCAATAAAGTTTGCAGCGTTTTGACGCCATGGCGTTGCTCTTGTTTGCTGAAACGCTTGTCCCGGTTAATCAGCAGGCTTAAGGCATGGCGGTGATTACAGGGAACCGAGATGCCGAAACGGTGGGTCAGATTCTCGTTAGCCAACGGGTTATTCATGATTTCTTCCCGATAATTGGGCCCGAGTGCCTGGTTACAATAAGCTTGCCGGGGATTTTTACTGATGAAATGATTGAAAACATCGAGCTTATTTAGACGGCTCTCGTATTGTCGACGGTAGTCGTACGATAGATTGAAACTATAGAGAAAACGGGTGTTTTCCCGCTCCACTAAATCGGTCACCAACATGAATCCGGAGTGGCAGTCGAGAAGCCGGGTCAGCAAGGCAAGAAATTGTTGCCACAATATCGGATTGCCGGGCGCGTGAGCCAGAAGGGAATTCGGGGTGATCGGTTCGTAAACTTGGTCCATTTTTCCCGCCTTTTTAATTATTATTGTTTGCAAGGGTTAGTCAGGAAAGGCCTACTAGTAGGTATTTCCGGGAGTGCATGGATGCACGGTAAAAATCGAGTACTGTCAGTGACCGATTTTATAGGACCAGGGAAATCGTATTTTCCTTGGTCCGACGCTGGAAACCCTGAACGGATTTAGGCAGCGCTCTCCTAAATAATAGCCACAATTCATTAGACATCAACAACAAGTCATCAGTTGCAAGTTGGGGTTGAGCTTATCGAGGTAAGATAACCTCCAACCACAATAACTAAGTTGAATAATCCTCATGCCGTATTTTTGCAACCTTGTCCGTAAATCGGGGAAGGTGTTTCGGAGAACGCTGTTTTTAATAATGACCCATTTGGGTCAGGACAAGGTTCGCAAAATCCAGTAGCCTTAGGTTGAGTTTAGCGCTTTTGGCTCGAAGATAAAACATTGTTTTTATAAGGGGTATGTGATTTTTAGGCGTTCTATGCCGTTTTCACCGATAACTCTTCATCTCCGGCAAAAAATTGCGCTTATCCGGTAATAACCATTCGGCTCGGCTTGCGAAAAACTTCTTTGGCATCAACGTTAATGAGTTTTGGCGTTAAGTTTATGAGCTCGACCATGCGATGCGCGAAATATGGGAGAGACAACATGATTCAGCCAATAAAAGGTCTACCCGTGATCGTTACGGGAACATTGCTGTTACTGCTGGCGGGATTCAGCAGTAATAGCATGGCTTTGTTCGAACAAAACAAACCTTGTGATCAGCGCGGAGTCGGTAAGGTGTTGGATGAAGCGAAATGCGTCGGCAGAACGGTGCAGAGCTTTCCTGCCGCCGATGAGGATTATTATCGCGAGATGGATTACGGCATTACCAAAGATCCGCAAGCGGTGGCCAAGGCGCTAGAGCCTTATGTGCCGGGGATCTCCCCCGAAGATGCGGTCAAGGCGGCGGTGATCGGGCGTAACAACTGGATCGCCTGGAGCGCCGGCAACGATCGCTTGTGGAACAAACTTGGCTATGAAAGCCGTGGCAATCTGGATTTTCTGAAGACGTTGTCCAGCCACCCCAGTTTGAAATTCAATCGGCATAACCGGTGGCGTTACTTGGGGCTGGTGAATGAGCCTTGCTTCAAGCAAGCCTCCGGTCCGAACAAGGACAGGTACGGTTTATGGTTGGATGTGCGTAAGAAGAATTGTCCCAAGGACCCTTTCGAAAACGAGGAAAAATATCCCGGCGTCAAGATTGGCGCCCGAGGCAAGAATATTCCCGTAGGCTCCTTCTATGGATACGCCTCCGGCATCGTCGGTTTGAGGTTGTTTCCCAATCCCGACTTCGATGAAGAGGCGGAAAAACGCTGGGACCCCGAGCGCTTCTATACCGATCCCAGTTATTACAATGACAAGAATCTGGTCAGGCCCTACCGGGTCGGAATGTCCTGCGGCTTCTGCCATGTCGGGCCCAACCCGGCCAATCCGCCCAAAGACCCGGAAAATCCGGAATGGGCCAACCTGAATTCCAATCCTGGGGCGCAATATTTCTGGATAGACCGCATTTTCACCTGGACCGCCGACCCGTCCGATTATCCTTATCAGCTGTTCCATACCTCGCGTCCCGGGGCGCTCGATACGTCGCTGGTTTCCTCAGACTATATCAATAACCCCCGGACTATGAATGCGGTTTACAATCTCGGTGCCCGCCTGGCGATCGCGAAAAGATTCGGCGAGGAAAAGCTTTCCGGCGGCAGCCTCGATAACAAACAGCTGAATGAGTATGTCGGCGCAGACAGTCCATTGAGCGACTATTATAAAGCGCCTGATACCGTCTGGACGCCACGCGTGCTCAAGGATGGGGCCGACTCGGTGGGCGCCCTGGGAGCCTTGAACCGGGTATTCATCAACATCGGCCTGTTCAGCGAAGAATGGCTGGAGCATTTCAATCCGTTGATCGGCGGTAAGAAAATTACGCCGATTCCGATCAAGACCGCGCGCAAAAACTCCATCTATTGGCAGGTCAACGAATCGCAGACGCCCAACCTGGCCTTGTTTTTTCTGGCCAGCGCCAAACCCGATTATCTGAAAAACGCGCCGGGCGGCGGAAAATATCTGAGCGAGGATGCGGAGACGTTGGCCAAGGGCAAGGATGTGTTTGCCGAGCGTTGCGCCCGCTGCCACTCCAGTAAACTGCCGGAAAAGGCCTTTTCCTTCTTCCCGGACGGTTGTGTCGGCAAGAATTATCTCAGTTGCTGGAATGGTTATTGGAGTTGGAGCAAAACGGAGGATTTCAAGAAGGCGATGAAACGGATCGTCAAGCAGGACGATTTTCTCGAGGATAATTTCCTCTCCACCGAATTGAGGATTCCGGTGACCTTGCTGGAAACCCAGGCGTGCAGTCCGCTGGCGACCAACGCGATCAGGGACAATATCTGGGATAACTTCTCTTCCGAGTCGTATAAAAACCTGCCGTCGGTCGGCAAATACACGGTGCATCATCCGCTGACCGGCGAGCCCCGGGAATTCGACATGCCGGCGGGCGGCCTCGGTTATACCCGGCCAGCTTCGTTGGTCAGCTTGTGGTCCACCGCGCCGTTCCTGCTCAATAACTCGGTGGGCGATTTCAATCCCAGTCCATCGGTGGATGCGCGTATGCAATCCTTCAAGGATTCGATCACGAAAATGCTGTGGCCGGAGAAACGTAAGGGCAACGTCCAGTATCAAACCGCTTCCGGCAAAATGCTGCCCGGCTGGGTCGATCGCACCACTGCGACCAGCTATTTGCGAGTTCCGTCAGGTTATGTTCCCGAATTGCTGGAAAAGGTGGTCGATAAAATCAGTGGCGGCAGCCTGGTCGGCGAACGGGGTATAGAGCTGGGGCCGATTCCCAAAGGCACGCCGGTTAATTTGCTTAGCGGCATCGACCTGGACCGGCGCGACGGTATCATCGACCGAATCAAGCACAAGGCGCAATTGTTGACGTTGTTGCTGAAAATCAAAAAAGACCTGAAATCCTTGCCCAAAGACGCCACCGACGAACAGGCGGCCGAAGCGTTTGCCGACCTAGTCGATCCGTTGGTCAAGGCCAGCAAATGCCCCGATTACATCGTCAATCGCGGACATTATTTCGGCACCGATTATTTGAAGGACCAGGATGAGCCGGGACTCAGTGACGAAGAAAAAATGGCGTTGATCGCTTTCCTGAAAACCATGTAAGGCGATAAACCAAATCTAATAATCGATCGAGCCGGCCTAAGGAGAATGAAGATGAGCGGATATAAGCAAGCAGATTTCGAATATATTGTGGTCGGATCGGGTGCCGGCGGTGGCACCGTCGCAGCCAGGCTGGCGGAACAAGGACACAAGGTTTTGGTGTTGGAGGCCGGGGGCGATCCTCATTTCATGGAAGGGGGCGATCCGCCTTATCCGAACGAAAACCGTTTGCCCGGTGACTACGATGTGCCGGTGTTTCATACCTTCGCGTCGGAAAACGAGGCGATGAAATGGGATTTCTTTGTGCGCCACTATGGCGATGAAGCATTACAGGCGAAAGACCCCAAATATACCAAGGAGGAAGGCGGCGTGCTTTATCCCCGTTCCGGTTGTTTGGGCGGTTGTACCGCGCATAACGCGATGATCACCGTGTATCCCCATAACGACGACTGGAATGAATTGGCCAGGATCACCGGCGACGCATCTTGGAAAGCCGATAACATGCGCAAGTATTTCGAACGCATGGAAAACTGCAAGCATCGTCCGCTGGATCGTCTTAAATCCTTGTTGGGATTCAATCCCAGCCGGCACGGCTGGCGGGGCTGGTTTCAAACCGAAAAAGCCATTCCCAAGGCGGCATTGCGCGACAAGCCCCTGCTGGAAGCCATCAAGGATTCGGTTAAACAGGAATTCGCCAAACTGCCCAAACCGTTGAAACGCATCGAATGGCAGTTGGAGGGGCTGGCCGATCCCAACGACTGGCGCCTGGTGCAGGAAAACGCGGTGGGCTTGCGTTATCCGCCGCTGGCGACCAAGAATCATGCCCGGCATGGTACGCGCGAGCGACTGTTGGTCACCTATCAGAAACATCCCGAGCAGATCAAGATCGAATTGAACGCGCTGGTGACGCGAATAATCCTCGATGATGACAATCGCGCAGTCGGTGTTGAATACCAGAAAGGAGAAAAGTTATATCGAGCGCATGCTATTCCGAGCAATGAGCCTGGCGAACCCAAAACAGCTTATGCTTCCCGCGAAGTGATTTTGGCCGGCGGAGCCTACAACACGCCGCAATTGCTGATGCTGTCGGGTATCGGCCCGCAAGAGGAACTGCAAAAACATAATATCGAGGTGAGACTGGATTTGCCCGGCGTCGGCAGCAATCTGCAGGACCGTTACGAGGTCGGCGTCGTCAATCGGATGAATTTCAAGAGTTGGGAAGTGCTGGACGGCGCCAAATACGCCAAGGGCGATCCTCAATACGAGGAATGGGAAAGCAAACGCAGCGGCGTTTATACCACCAATGGCGCGGTTCTGGCGGTGATCAAGCGATCGCTGCCGGAACGACCGCTGCCCGATTTGTTTTGTTTCGCCTTGCTAGGCAAGTTCAAGGGTTATTTCCCCAACTATTCGACACTGATCAAGGAGCATCTCAATTATCTGACCTGGGCGGTGCTGAAGGCCCACACCAATAATCGCGCGGGGGTCGTCCGCTTAAAATCCAGCGACCCCAGAGACCGCCCCTATATCAATTTCCGCTATTTCGAGGAAGGCAGCGACGACAACGGCGAAGACCTCGAGTCGGTGGTCGAGGGCATCAAGTTCGTGCGCAGCCTGACCGCGCCGTTGAAGGCCGATGGCTTGATCGCCGAGGAGGAATTGCCCGGCGAGCAATTGCAAAGCGATGACGAGCTGCGTGATTTTGTCAAATACCATGCCTGGGGCCACCATGCCTCCTGTAGCTGTCCGATCGGCGCCGACGACGATCCGATGGCGGTGTTAGACGGCGATTTCCGGGTACGGGGGATAAAAGGGTTGCGGGTCGTCGATGCCTCGGTATTTCCCCGTATTCCCGGCTTCTTCATCGTATCCTCGATCTACATGATCGCCGAAAAAGCCGCCGATGTGATCAGCCGGGATGCTCACGGTTATTGATCTCGAGCCCGCCGGACACGAAACTAATGGAGAACCGCATGGATCATTTGAGTCGTGACGAGAGGATAGACCCGGTTGCTCCGGGCAAGGCCGATGAGCCGAACAGGCGCCGTCTGTCCATCGAGCAAGCCAGTATAAAATTACTGGCCGCGGAAGCCAAATACATTAACGCCTGGCGGCACAAGAACGGACGCTCAGGCGAAGGAGATAAGCCGGAACATATCAATGGTCTGGCCTTGTCCGGCGGCGGTATTCGTTCGGCCACATTCGCCCTGGGGGTAATGCAGGCCTTAGCGCATCATAACCTGCTGAAGAAATTCGACTATCTATCCAGCGTTTCCGGCGGCGGTTATACCGGTTCGGCATTGAGTTGGTTTCTCAGCGCCAAAGCCAATGCGGAACGTTCCGACGGCGGCGAACCTTTCAACGCAGACAAAAGCAATTTTCCGTTCGGCAGCGATTCGCCCGATCCTCATGAAGCATTTGCCGATAACCCCAAGCAACGTGCCATTTTGAATTATTTGCGCGACCACGGGCATTACCTTAATCCTGGGGCCGGAATCAATATTTTTGCCCTGCTTGGCGTGGTATTGCGCGGCACTTTGCTCAATTTGATAGTCTGGCTGCCGCTGGCGACCCTGCTGTTGGTTGCGGGGTTTTGGTTGCCGCAGCGGATCGCCTTGTTCAGGACCTTTGCCGATGATCCGTTGCTCGGAAAATTGCTCGGCGCCATTCCTAATGGCGCTTATCAATGGGACGAGGCGTTGTTGGGCTATGAATTTCTGTTGCGCCTGGTTATTTTGATTATCGGTTCCTTATTATTAGGTATCGTCATCTATTCGATAATCACTTGGTTGCGCCGCAGCCAAATGTGCGGCAAAGTCGGAGGTTTTTGCTGGTACGGGGTACGGCGGATGGCGGAACAGGCGACCTCGGTAGCGTTGCCGTTCACCCTAGTGATCCTGATTATTGGTTTGCTGCCGGCGGTCACATCCTATGTCGTGGCGATTGGCCCTTTGGCGCTGATCATAGGGATCGCCATGCATTTGCGTGATTTTTTTAGCCAGTTGTCCGCTGGCGAAAAGAAGCCTCTGGGGATTATCGTTCCAATCGCGGCAGCATTGGTGTTGTACGGTTTTTTCGCCCTGGCCTTTCAATTGGGATTTAGTCTGTGGCAAAGCACGCCATCCGTTTTTTCCGTCTGGATCGTCATTTTGCTGGCTGTCTCGGTGGTGACCGGTATATTCGCCAACTTGAATTATATTTCCGTCAACCGTTATTACCGCGATCGGTTGATGGAGAATTTCATGCCGGATATCGATAACGCGCTGGCCAATAAAACCGACATGGCGAAGGGAGCCGACGAGGCGTATTTGTGCTGTTTTAACGATCCGGGCAATCCTAACTCGCCTTATCATCTGATTAATGCCAATGTCGTATTGGCCGACTCCAAAAATCCGACCTACAAGGTGCGCGGCGGAGACAATTTCTTACTGTCGCCGTTTTATTGCGGCAGTAACGCCACCGGTTGGTGTCCCACCCATCACTATATGGAAGGTCGGATGACGTTGGCGACGGCCTTCGCGATTTCCGGCGCGGCGATCAACCCCAATGCCGCCGTTGGCGGGGAAGGCGTGACCCGCAACAAGATCCTGTCGCTAGTCATGACGTTGTTGAATCTGCGCCTGGGTTATTGGGCGCACAATCCCTGTAAGCCGCCTTTCAACCATATCGCCAACCATTTCAATCCCAGCGCCTTGTACGCATTGGGCAGCGCCTTCAACATCAAGGGCTTTACCGAAAACGAAGCATTTATCGAATTAAGCGACGGCGGCCATTTCGAGAATATGGCCGTGTATGAGCTGGTTCGGCGGAAGGCCAGCCTGATTTTGGTCAGCGATGGTGGCCAGGATGTTGAATTCAGTTTTTCCGATTTTCAAACCACGATCAGGCGTATCGAGACGGATTTCGGCGCCCGGGTTGATTTTCATGACGATGATTACGGGCCCGACAACGTTCTTCCTGTGCCTCCTCCTGGCGCCGAGTATCCGTCCGGCGCCAAATTTTCGGAGCGAGGCTTTATGACCGGAACTATCCACTACGCGGATGGCAGCGAAGGGAGGCTGGTTTATTTGAAATCGACCATGATCAGGCAAGCCAGTTTCAAGGTTAAAGGCTATAAGGCGCAGGAGCCGGATTTTCCGGACCAAAGCACCGCCGACCAGTTTTTCGACGATGTGCAGTTCGAGGCATACCGAGAACTGGGCTTTACAATTGCCGACAGCATGCTCAATGATCCGAAATTGAATTTTGCGGCGTTGTTGCATTAGTCATCGCTGCTGCACGATGCGTTTGACGGGCATACTCTGCAGGCTATTCGGGGCCGATTTAACGTCAAATAGCGACGACTGCAGGTTGCGTAAAAAGCGAAAGCGGTCCTTCGTATCGCTTTTCGGTTTTACTTTCCAGTTTCGAGAATATCCCCGCTAAACGATCGATTTCACCGCTTTAACGATATTTTCGGCGGTGATGCCGAATACTTCGAATAATTGCTGGGCGGGGGCGGATTCACCGAAGCGGTCGATGCCGACGACTTTCCCTTGCAGGCCGACATAATGCCCCCAGAATTTGCTGATGCCGGCTTCGACCGCCACTCGCGCGGTGACATTGGAAGGCAGAATGCGTTCCTGGTAGGCCGCATCTTGCTCATCGAAGACCGTGGTGCTGGGCATCGAGACGACGCGAACCGGAATGCGGCGGCGTCCCAACATGGCGGCGGCTTCCATTGCGACTGCGACTTCCGAACCGGTGGCGATGATGATGGCCTTCGCCGGCTTAGTGGGCTCTTTCAGGATATAGGCGCCGCGTTTGATGTCGGCGAGCTGTTGCTTGCTCCTTTTCTGATGCGGCAAGGGTTGTCTTGAAAAAATCAACGCCGTTGGGCCGTCATGCCGTGCTATCGCGGCTTGCCAGGCCGCTGTAGATTCCACCGCATCGCAGGGACGCCAAACCATCATATTCGGAACCATGCGCAAGGTAGCGGTTTGTTCGATCGGTTGATGAGTCGGGCCGTCTTCGCCCAGACCGATGGAATCGTGGGTGAAGACATGGATGACTCGGAGTTTCATCAGCGCCGACATGCGGATGGCATTGCGGGCATATTCGGAAAACATCAGAAAGGTGGCGCCGTAAGGAATGAAACCGCCATAGGCCGCAATACCGTTCATGATTGCGGCCATGCCGAATTCGCGCACGCCGTAGTAGATGTAATTGCCGGAATGATCGTCCAAATTTACATCTTTACAACCTTCCCACAGGGTCAGGTTGGAGCCGGCCAAGTCGGCAGAACCGCCAATTAGCTCGGGCAGTAGGGGGCCGAAGGCATTCAGGCAGTTTTGCGACGCCTTGCGGCTGGCGATGTTTTCGCCCTTGTCGTTGACAGTATGCAGATACTGCTCGGATTGTTCTGGCCATGCATCGGGCAGTCTGCCTTGTAACCTGCGTTCGAATTCATCGGCCAGTTCCGGATAGGCATTGCGGTAGGTCATATAGCGTTGCTGCCATTCTTGTTCTGCCTGGGTGCCTTTTTCACGAGCATCCCAGGCTTGGCGGATATCCTCCGGAATTTCGAATGCCGGGTGCGGCCAGTCCAATACTTTTTTCGCCAGGGCGATTTCCTCATCCCCCAGCGGCGCGCCGTGACAGGCTTCGAGTCCTTGTTTATTCGGGGAGCCGTAGCCGATAGTGGTGCGGCAAATAATGAGGGAAGGTTTGTCTTCGACCGATTTTGCCTCGGCTATGGCGGCGCGGATGGCCTCCGGGTTGTGGCCGTCGACTCTGGCGATGACATGCCAGTTGTAAGCGTCGAAACGCTTTACGGTATTGTCGGTGAACCAGCCCCTGATTTCGCCGTCGATGGAGATGCCGTTGGCATCGTAAAAGGCGATCAGTTTGCCTAATCCCATGGTGCCGGCCAGGGAACACGCTTCGTGCGAGACGCCTTCCATCAAGCAACCGTCGCCTAGGAAAGCGTAAGTGTAATGACTGATGATGGTATGGTCGGGGCGATTGAATTGGGCGCCCAGCGTTCTTTCCGCCAAGGCCATGCCGACGGCATTACTGATGCCTTGGCCTAATGGCCCCGTGGTGGTTTCGACGCCTGGCGTGTAGCCATATTCGGGGTGGCCCGGCGTTTTTGAGTGAAGTTGCCTGAAGTTTTTCAGGTCGTCGATGCTGACATCATAGCCGCTCAAATGCAGCAGGGAGTAGAGCAGCATCGACCCGTGGCCATTGGAGAGCACGAAACGGTCGCGATTGGGCCAGGCTGGATTGCTCGGATTATGCCTGAAAAAATCGTTCCATAAAACTTCCGCGATATCGGCCATGCCCATAGGCGCTCCCGGATGGCCTGAATTGGCTTTTTGTACGGCATCCATGGTCAAAGCGCGAATCGCATTGGCAAGATCACGACGTGTAGGCATGATTATCTCCCTGGTGGTTTCAATCGATATGTCGGTTATTATAACCACAACCGTGTGGAAACACGGAATGGAGTGTTTACCGATAGGAAACGGATATAAAAAAACCCCGTAATCAGAAGTCTGAATACGGGGCTGGGTATCGACTATGTTGCTGTGTTGAGCAGCAACCAGGCAGGGTTAAGGCGTCAGGCCTTCGCCTACGGTAACTACTTTCAACGCATTGGTGCCGCCCGACTGGCCGGTCAGGTCGCCTTTGGTGATAATGAAACGATCGCCTTGTTTGGCTTGGCCGCGTTCCTTCAGTTTGTTGATGATATCGCGGTTCACTTCGGCGTGGTCGGCCGATTCAAATTCGAATGGAATCGGGAAAACGCCGCGGTATAGCGTAACCTTGCCCAGCGTCTCTTCATGACTGCTGAAGGCGAAGATCGGAATGCCCGAGCGAATACGAGACATCCACAGCGGAGTCGAACCGGACTCGGTTAGCGCGGCAATGCCGGCGATGCGAGTATGGTTGGCCAAGTACATGGTCGACATCGCGATGGCCTCGTCGACCCGTTCGAACTCTTCCGAAACGCGGTGTGTCGAGGTTGTGACGCTGGGTTGTTTCTCCGTTTCCTGACAAATGCGAACCATGGCCTCGACGACTTTGACCGGATATTTTCCGGAAGCGGTTTCGGCCGATAGCATGATCGCATCGGTGCCGTCGACGATGGCATTGGCCACGTCGAAGACCTCAGCGCGAGTCGGAATCGGATTCTCGATCATCGATTCCATCATTTGCGTAGCGGTGATGACGGCTCTTTTCAGTTCCCTGGATCGTTTGATCAGGTACTTTTGCGCTTCGGGCAATCTGGCATCGCCGATTTCCACGCCGAGGTCGCCGCGAGCGACCATGATGGCGTCGGAAGCCAAAATGATCTCATCGATAACCTCCATCGCTTCGGCGCGTTCCACTTTGGCGACGATGCCGGCATAACAGCCTTCCGCTTCCAAAAGGCGGCGAGCTTCGTGAAGATCTTCGCCACAACGAGGAAAGGAGACCGCGACATAATCGGCGTTAATCTTGCCGATAGTCTTGATGTCTTCTTTGTCCTTGTCTGTCAATGCGGCGGCGGAAAGTCCGCCGCCCATTAGATTGATACCCTTGTTATTAGACAGGTCGCCACCGACTACGACGGTACAATCGACTCGTTTGCCATCGGTTTTAACTACATCCATGACCACGCGGCCGTCATCCAACAACAGGCGGCTGCCCGGTTTGACTTCCTCGGCCAGAGGTTCATAGGTGATGCCGACTTGAGTGTTGTCACCATCGCTTTCGCCCAGATTGATATCCAATGCAAAAGGTTGGCCTTCTTCCAGCCAGACTTTGGTGTCCTTGAAGCGGGCGATACGGATTTTAGGGCCTTGCAGGTCGCACAGAATACCGACGCGGCGGCCGGTTTTCTGGCTAAGTTCACGGACCATTTTGGCTCTGTTGATGTGATCCTGGGCGGAACCATGCGAAAAGTTCATGCGAACAACGTCCAGACCGGCTTTGAACAAACCTTCCAAAACGCCTGGTTTATCGGTCGCCGGCCCCAATGTGGCCAGGATTTTTGTTCTTCGTAGCATAGATTATTTAAGATTTATTTTGCGTTAACTAATGCAACCGTGGTGTCCAGCATACGGTTGGAGAAGCCCCACTCATTGTCATACCAGGATAATACCTTGATGAAATTGCCGTTGATCACTTTAGTCAACGATTTGTCATAAGTGGAGGAAGCTGG
Proteins encoded in this region:
- a CDS encoding helix-turn-helix transcriptional regulator translates to MDQVYEPITPNSLLAHAPGNPILWQQFLALLTRLLDCHSGFMLVTDLVERENTRFLYSFNLSYDYRRQYESRLNKLDVFNHFISKNPRQAYCNQALGPNYREEIMNNPLANENLTHRFGISVPCNHRHALSLLINRDKRFSKQEQRHGVKTLQTLLPTLEDSIHAEKRHKINSQLFHYLGSRFDAYLIVDRDLNILFVDPVDSRIINSMDCVNISGDKFAVNNPATEQRLLHLIAAKQDKVSFRNQCLSCQITLIPIDSLENLYHWECHKEGIILAFTHDKDSNSAIERLMEIYTLSKCEAICALHFMQNPSIPDVAASTCRSQETVRNHLKRSMQKMGVHNQAALMKKLMALSSL
- a CDS encoding GMC family oxidoreductase, with protein sequence MSGYKQADFEYIVVGSGAGGGTVAARLAEQGHKVLVLEAGGDPHFMEGGDPPYPNENRLPGDYDVPVFHTFASENEAMKWDFFVRHYGDEALQAKDPKYTKEEGGVLYPRSGCLGGCTAHNAMITVYPHNDDWNELARITGDASWKADNMRKYFERMENCKHRPLDRLKSLLGFNPSRHGWRGWFQTEKAIPKAALRDKPLLEAIKDSVKQEFAKLPKPLKRIEWQLEGLADPNDWRLVQENAVGLRYPPLATKNHARHGTRERLLVTYQKHPEQIKIELNALVTRIILDDDNRAVGVEYQKGEKLYRAHAIPSNEPGEPKTAYASREVILAGGAYNTPQLLMLSGIGPQEELQKHNIEVRLDLPGVGSNLQDRYEVGVVNRMNFKSWEVLDGAKYAKGDPQYEEWESKRSGVYTTNGAVLAVIKRSLPERPLPDLFCFALLGKFKGYFPNYSTLIKEHLNYLTWAVLKAHTNNRAGVVRLKSSDPRDRPYINFRYFEEGSDDNGEDLESVVEGIKFVRSLTAPLKADGLIAEEELPGEQLQSDDELRDFVKYHAWGHHASCSCPIGADDDPMAVLDGDFRVRGIKGLRVVDASVFPRIPGFFIVSSIYMIAEKAADVISRDAHGY
- a CDS encoding patatin-like phospholipase family protein, whose amino-acid sequence is MDHLSRDERIDPVAPGKADEPNRRRLSIEQASIKLLAAEAKYINAWRHKNGRSGEGDKPEHINGLALSGGGIRSATFALGVMQALAHHNLLKKFDYLSSVSGGGYTGSALSWFLSAKANAERSDGGEPFNADKSNFPFGSDSPDPHEAFADNPKQRAILNYLRDHGHYLNPGAGINIFALLGVVLRGTLLNLIVWLPLATLLLVAGFWLPQRIALFRTFADDPLLGKLLGAIPNGAYQWDEALLGYEFLLRLVILIIGSLLLGIVIYSIITWLRRSQMCGKVGGFCWYGVRRMAEQATSVALPFTLVILIIGLLPAVTSYVVAIGPLALIIGIAMHLRDFFSQLSAGEKKPLGIIVPIAAALVLYGFFALAFQLGFSLWQSTPSVFSVWIVILLAVSVVTGIFANLNYISVNRYYRDRLMENFMPDIDNALANKTDMAKGADEAYLCCFNDPGNPNSPYHLINANVVLADSKNPTYKVRGGDNFLLSPFYCGSNATGWCPTHHYMEGRMTLATAFAISGAAINPNAAVGGEGVTRNKILSLVMTLLNLRLGYWAHNPCKPPFNHIANHFNPSALYALGSAFNIKGFTENEAFIELSDGGHFENMAVYELVRRKASLILVSDGGQDVEFSFSDFQTTIRRIETDFGARVDFHDDDYGPDNVLPVPPPGAEYPSGAKFSERGFMTGTIHYADGSEGRLVYLKSTMIRQASFKVKGYKAQEPDFPDQSTADQFFDDVQFEAYRELGFTIADSMLNDPKLNFAALLH
- the tkt gene encoding transketolase, producing MPTRRDLANAIRALTMDAVQKANSGHPGAPMGMADIAEVLWNDFFRHNPSNPAWPNRDRFVLSNGHGSMLLYSLLHLSGYDVSIDDLKNFRQLHSKTPGHPEYGYTPGVETTTGPLGQGISNAVGMALAERTLGAQFNRPDHTIISHYTYAFLGDGCLMEGVSHEACSLAGTMGLGKLIAFYDANGISIDGEIRGWFTDNTVKRFDAYNWHVIARVDGHNPEAIRAAIAEAKSVEDKPSLIICRTTIGYGSPNKQGLEACHGAPLGDEEIALAKKVLDWPHPAFEIPEDIRQAWDAREKGTQAEQEWQQRYMTYRNAYPELADEFERRLQGRLPDAWPEQSEQYLHTVNDKGENIASRKASQNCLNAFGPLLPELIGGSADLAGSNLTLWEGCKDVNLDDHSGNYIYYGVREFGMAAIMNGIAAYGGFIPYGATFLMFSEYARNAIRMSALMKLRVIHVFTHDSIGLGEDGPTHQPIEQTATLRMVPNMMVWRPCDAVESTAAWQAAIARHDGPTALIFSRQPLPHQKRSKQQLADIKRGAYILKEPTKPAKAIIIATGSEVAVAMEAAAMLGRRRIPVRVVSMPSTTVFDEQDAAYQERILPSNVTARVAVEAGISKFWGHYVGLQGKVVGIDRFGESAPAQQLFEVFGITAENIVKAVKSIV
- the pyk gene encoding pyruvate kinase, encoding MLRRTKILATLGPATDKPGVLEGLFKAGLDVVRMNFSHGSAQDHINRAKMVRELSQKTGRRVGILCDLQGPKIRIARFKDTKVWLEEGQPFALDINLGESDGDNTQVGITYEPLAEEVKPGSRLLLDDGRVVMDVVKTDGKRVDCTVVVGGDLSNNKGINLMGGGLSAAALTDKDKEDIKTIGKINADYVAVSFPRCGEDLHEARRLLEAEGCYAGIVAKVERAEAMEVIDEIILASDAIMVARGDLGVEIGDARLPEAQKYLIKRSRELKRAVITATQMMESMIENPIPTRAEVFDVANAIVDGTDAIMLSAETASGKYPVKVVEAMVRICQETEKQPSVTTSTHRVSEEFERVDEAIAMSTMYLANHTRIAGIAALTESGSTPLWMSRIRSGIPIFAFSSHEETLGKVTLYRGVFPIPFEFESADHAEVNRDIINKLKERGQAKQGDRFIITKGDLTGQSGGTNALKVVTVGEGLTP